The genomic DNA CCTTTTGGAGAGTGTGGCCGGATACTTCGGGTCGAGTTTCTCATTGAAGATATGGGCCGTCATGATGACTTTGGGTTCGCCTTTCTTTATGAGAAGGCGGTAGGGGATAAGCTCCTGTGCCGTCCATGTGTTGGTGACGTCCGTGAGTCCCTTGTGACTGTCCGAGCCTGCGCTGCCGTGTCCGGGGAAATGCTTGAGACAGCCGATGACTCCCTGTCGTTTTAGTTCGGTCAGGAATATTTCGTCACATTGCGCCACCCGGTTCGGGTCAGCGGAAAAACTGCGTCCCATTTTGCCGATGGCCGGACTTTCGGGATTGACGTTGACGTCTGCGAGAGGTGCGAAGTCGAGGTTGAAGCCCAGTTTGTGCAACATGTATCCGATGGACATGGCCGCGAATTCGACATCTTTATCGTTTCCCGCACCGAGGACGGCGGCTGAAGGTGTGCCCTTGAAACCATACTTCGGCTTGAGCCGCTGCACTTTGCCGCCTTCCTGATCAATGGCCGTGAGCAGGGGGATGTCGGCGTGTGCTTTGAGATCGGAAACAAGTTTCTTCACCTGCGCCGGATTTTTGATATTTCGTTCGTAGCTGTGCGTCATCACGTCATAGTCAAACAGGATGATGCCGCCGAGGTGGTATTTTTCGATGTCGCGGATGATCGGACTGTCGGTGGGGGCCTCGAACCCACGGAATCCGGCCATGAGCATCTGGCCGATCATGGTGTCGAGGTCGGCTGCCGCTGCCGTGCTGGGCAGGACAAGGGAAATGAGCGTGAAAAGTGTCAGTATGATGCGGTGCATGATAAGTCTCCGTTTTTTGGTCATCAGGAGCATAGGCAGGGGGAGGCGTTCAGGCAAGGGGGAAATTGATTTGCCAAGCCTCGGATATGTCTTATCATGTCAGTCATGGATACCGAGACTTCACGGCCCGGATTTTTGCGGCGGGCACTGCGACCCACATGGACGGACCTTGCTCCCGCTATTATTGGTGACGGTGCGGCGGTTCTGGATCATGATACGGCAAGGACATGGGCCTTGGTGCTTGCCTCCCGGCATATCCCGCACAAGCTCCGGCGGCTGCGGCATGGCGGGGGCGGTGGCTATCGTGTGCTGGTTCAGGGGTGGTTTGCGGAACGTGCGGCTGAAGAAATCCGGTTGTATCTGAAAGAGAACGCACCGGGCAGTGGTTCGGTCTATCTGCCTGACCTGAGGCCGGTGGGCGGCATGGAACCCACTGTGGCGGCCATGGGAGCGCTTGTCCTTTTTTTCTGGCTGTACAGCCGGACATACCCGGCGTTCGGCCTGTATCCGAAACTGTGGCTTGATCTCGGCAGCGCCCATGCCGGGAACATCCTGTCCGGCGAATGGTGGCGGATTTTCACCGCCCTGACCCTGCATGGTGACGGGGCACATGTCTTTTCCAATGCCGTCATCGGCGGCGTGTTTGTCTGGTTCGCTTCACGTCGCCTCGGAGCTGGGTTGGCGTGGCTGCTGACCATTATTGCGGGGGCTTCCGGCAATCTGCTGAACTCTATTGCGCTGGCTGCACCGCATAATGCCATCGGTTTTTCCACTGCCTCCTTTGGCGCGGCA from uncultured Pseudodesulfovibrio sp. includes the following:
- a CDS encoding glycoside hydrolase family 3 N-terminal domain-containing protein, coding for MHRIILTLFTLISLVLPSTAAAADLDTMIGQMLMAGFRGFEAPTDSPIIRDIEKYHLGGIILFDYDVMTHSYERNIKNPAQVKKLVSDLKAHADIPLLTAIDQEGGKVQRLKPKYGFKGTPSAAVLGAGNDKDVEFAAMSIGYMLHKLGFNLDFAPLADVNVNPESPAIGKMGRSFSADPNRVAQCDEIFLTELKRQGVIGCLKHFPGHGSAGSDSHKGLTDVTNTWTAQELIPYRLLIKKGEPKVIMTAHIFNEKLDPKYPATLSKRIITGLLRKDLGFNGVVITDDMTMKAITSFYGQAEAISLSIQAGADILLFGNNIDYDADVVPKAHAIIRKFVDDGVISKQRITQSYDRIMRLKSEL
- a CDS encoding rhomboid family intramembrane serine protease → MSVMDTETSRPGFLRRALRPTWTDLAPAIIGDGAAVLDHDTARTWALVLASRHIPHKLRRLRHGGGGGYRVLVQGWFAERAAEEIRLYLKENAPGSGSVYLPDLRPVGGMEPTVAAMGALVLFFWLYSRTYPAFGLYPKLWLDLGSAHAGNILSGEWWRIFTALTLHGDGAHVFSNAVIGGVFVWFASRRLGAGLAWLLTIIAGASGNLLNSIALAAPHNAIGFSTASFGAAGLLAGIAPFGVGGGIHGLGGGSFGRRVWRFVGSALVPVGAGLGLLAMLGAGEDTDLGAHLFGFFPGLMLGMGTGFTTTRYGLPGRVADGVMYVLAVSLPVLAWCYAGVVFRG